A window of Roseiflexus castenholzii DSM 13941 genomic DNA:
GGATTCCTCGCTGCGCTCGGAATGACAAGAATGCGGCATCTTCAATCGTAATTGGTATTACATGGTTTTGCCGAGTTCCGCCGAACGCCGATATGCCGCCCAGATCGCATCGGAGAGAACAGTGCGCAACCCGCCGCGCTCGAGTTCGTAGAGCGCGGCGGCCGTCGTACCGCCAGGCGACGTCACCCCGTTGCGTAGTTCCGCAGGATGCCTGCGGCTCTGCATGGCATAATGCACCGAGCCGAGCATGGTTTGCAGCACCAGTTCTTCCGCCATGTAGCGCGGCAATCCCAGGTGGACCCCCGCATCGATCATGGCTTCCAGCACCATAAAGATATAGGCGGGACCGGTGCCGTTGATCGCGGTCGCCATATCGAGATAGGTTTCATCATCAACAAACATCTGACGCCCAAAAGAGCCGAGAATGGCGCGCGCCCAGCCGCGTTGCTGCTCGTTCACATCCGGCGATGCGGTCCAGACGGTCATGCCTTCGCCGATCTGCGCCGGGGTGTTCGGCATCGCGCGCACCACGGCGCTGTGCGCCAGTCCCTGGACGTAGGTGCGGATCGGGACGCCGGCAGCAATGGAGATGACCAGTTCCCCATCGCGCAGCGCACCGCGCAGTTCGGGCAAAAGTCTGGGCACAGTTTGCGGCTTGACAGCAAAGATCGTCACCTGCGCCCAGTGAGCGGCTTCGACGTTATCGTCGGTGACGCGCACGCCATAGCGTTGTTCGATCGCTTCACGCCGTTCGGCGCGTGGCTCGGTGGCGACAATCTGATCGGCGGGGATCAGGTTTTGTTTGAGCAAGCCGCTGATCATCGCCTCGCCCATAATCCCGGCGCCGATGATCGCAATCCGTATATCTCGCAGCATAGACGCTCCTGTTCATCTGAGTGCGTATGCCCCTTGGGGCTTCAGGCGGATGGTTCCAGCCCCGGCACCGGGAAGCGCGCGCAGAGCGCGAACACCTCTTCGCGCACCCGATTGATGGTATGATCGTCATTGATATGCGTGATGACATCGTCGATCAGTGCCGCAATCTGTTCCATCTCCGGTTCCTTCATGCCGCGGGTGGTCAGTGCAGGGGTTCCCAGCCGAATGCCACTGGTGATCAATGGCGATTTGTCGTCGTTGGGGACGGCATTCTTATTGGTCGTGATGGCGGCGCGGTCGAGCGCCTCCTGCGCCGCCTTGCCGCTCACTCCCTTGTTGCGCAGGTCGATAAGCATCAGGTGGTTGTCGGTGCCGCCGGAGAGGATGTGGTATCCACGCGCCATCAGGGCGCCTGCCAGTGTCTGCGCATTGCGGATAATCTGACGGGCATACGTCTCGAACTCCGGTTGCAGGTTTTCGCCGAATCCGACCGCTTTGGCAGCGATGACGTGCATCAAGGGACCGCCCTGCACACCGGGGATGACCATTTTGTCGAGCAGTTCCGACATCATCAGGGTGCGACCGCTCTTCGCTGCCTTCAACCCGAATGGGTTCTCAAAGTCCTTCCCCATCATGATGATGCCGCCGCGTGGCCCGCGCAGCGTCTTGTGGGTGGTCGAGGTAACGACGTGAGCGTAGGGGATGGGGCTAGGCAGCAACCCTTTGGCGATCAACCCGGCAGGGTGCGCAATATCGGCGAAGAGAAACGCGCCGACTTCATCGGCGATCTGACGGAAGATGGCAAAATCGATGGCACGCGAATAGGCGCTGGCGCCGACCGTGATCATTTTGGGGCGCTCGCGGCGCGCAATCTCTGCCACCTGATCGTAATCGATCCGTTCGGTCTTGGGATCGATGCCATACGCCACGAAGGTGTACAACTGACCCGAAAAGTTAACCGGGGAGCCATGAGTCAGGTGCCCGCCGTGCGCCAGATTCATGCCGAGCACCTTATCACCGGGTCGCAGAAAAGTGAAGTAGACGGCCATGTTCGCCTGTGACCCGGAGTGCGGCTGCACATTTGCATATTCTGCGCCGAACAACTCTTTGACCCGCGCGCGCGCCAGGTCTTCCACCTGATCGACCCATTCGCAGCCGCCGTAGTAGCGTGCGCCCGGATATCCTTCGGCATATTTGTTCGTGAGCGCTGAACCCTGTGCTTCCATCACGGCGCGACTGGCATAGTTTTCGCTGGCAATCAGTTCCAATCCGTCGCGCTGACGGCGCATCTCGCCATCGATAATGCGCGCAACGGCAGGATCACTGCGCCAGAGGGTCTGAAGCATAGACATAGATGGGTCTCCTTCCAGGTGTGTTCTTCAGGCATACCGCAGGAATGTCCTCTGAGGCTGTCGAAAGATATATGCCACAGTGGTTGATAAACGACGTTTTCCGATACATCGGACAGGCGATAACTTTCACATTATACTGTATTGGCAGCAGCGTGATGATGAAAGAAAAGCAATGCGCAACATTCAGAAAACGATAGTGCTCATCACCGGCGCTTCATACGGCATTGGCGCTGCGACGGCGCGGGCATTCGGTCGTCGGGGGGCGCATGTGCTCCTGCTGGCGCGCACACAGTCGGCGCTGGAAGACGTGGCGCGCGATATTCGCGCATCAGGAGGCGCAGCATCGGTCTATCCGGTCGATCTGACCGACGCGCGCGCGGTAGAGGAGGTGGCGCAGCAGGTGCTCGCTGCGTTTGGTCCGCCCGATATTCTCCTGAGCAACGCCGGCGCGGGGCGCTGGCTGTTCATCGACGAGACGACGCCGGATGAAGCCGTTGCAATGATGGCGATGCCGTACTTTGCCGCTTTCTCCATTACCCGCGCATTTTTGCCTTCGATGCGCGCGCGCGGGAGGGGCCATCTCGCGTATGTCAACTCACCGGCGTCGCTGGTGGCGTGGCCCGGCGCGGCTGCGTACACCGCCGCGCGCTGGGCGCTGCGTGGCTTTGTTGAAGCGCTGCGCGCCGAATTGCACGGTACGCGCCTGCGGGTCACGACGATTATTCCGGGGCTGGTTGCAACGACGTATTTTGAGCATAACCCTGGTGTCCTGGAGCGTGTGCCAGGGTTGGCGCGCCGCCTGTTGCCGGTTCTGACGGCTGATCAGGCGGCGGCAGCCATTGTGCGTGGGATTGAACACGGCAGGCGTGAGATCGTGCTGCCGGGCATGCTGCGCCTGCTCTACGCTGCCTATGCCATCGCTCCGGGTCTGGTTCAATACCTGACGATCCTGACCGGTGCTCGCCATGACCGACGACCATGACGCATGCTGGCCGGCAGTACCCGGCGCTGTGCCAACCGGTGCAGGCAGCGGCTATCTCAACGTTCCGTTAACGAATACGATCTCCACGGCGTGAGGTCATAACCAGGGCAGGCGTGAACATGATGTATACTAACGGTTGGATGTGCGCCTGACACGTTTGCGCACCCACGAACGAGAGATAGAAAGGGGAATAGTATGGCTCGAATCGCAATTCATGGATTCGGTCGTATCGGTCGCTCACTGCTCAGAGTCGCTCTGAAGGACAATCTCTGGACCCCCGTCTCGATCTCCGACATCCGCGATGTTCCAACGTTCGCTGCCCTGTTTGAAGTAGACACAAACTACGGTCGCTGGCATGAAGACGTTGTTGCAGGCGACAACAAGTTCATTATTGGCGGGCGCGAGATTCCATACTTCAATTCGCTGAACGCATTGCCCGATTGGGGAGCGCTAGGGGTCGATCTCGTCATTGACTGCACCGGTCGCGCAACGGTGCGAAATGTCGCGCAGCAGCACCTGGATCGTGGCGCGAAGCGCGTGCTCATCAGCGCGCCAAGCAAATCGCTCCAGGACTGTGATGCCGTGTTGCTGGCAGGCATCAACCTCGATACCTTCGATCCTGAGAAGCACAAGATCGTCAGCATGGCGAGTTGCACCACCAATGCGCTGGCGCCGGTCGTCAAAGTTGTTTTGGAAAACTTTGGCATCCGCCATGGTCTATTCTCGACCGTTCATGCGTATACCAACACCCAATCGCTCACCGATCAGCCGATGAAAGATCGCCGCGATTCGTGGGCTGCGGCAGAAAACCTTATTCCTTCGTCGTCGGGTGCGGCGCGCGCGCTTCAGTTCATCTGGAAGGATTTGAAGATTACCGGCAAGGCGTATCGGGTTCCGGTGCGCACCGGCAGCATTGCCGAACTGAACCTGGTGACTGAGAAGCCGGTCACTGTTCAAGAGGTCAATGATGCCTTCCGCAAAGCCGCTGCTGAACCGCCGCTCAAGGGTATTATGGGGGTGCTCGAAGATGAGTGGGCATCATCTCGCATTGTCGGCGATCCGCATTCGTCGATTGTCGATCTGCCGCTGACCCAGGTGATGGGCGATACCTTCCTGTCGGTCGCTGCGTGGTACGACAATGAGATGGGGTATGCAACACGCCTTGCTGAAGTTGCCGTGCGTCTCGCCGTCTAGTCTCTGACGCCACCCAACAGCGGTCATACGCCAGTCGTCCGGTGTATGGCCGCTGTTTGTGTTTTAGGTGTGAGGTAAAAGGCAAGAGGCGAGAGGCAAGAGGTGAGAGGCGCGATGCGAGAAGCGAGAGGCGAGAGGCGAGAGGCAAGAGGCGAGAGGCAAGAGGCAAGCAGCGAGCAGGTCCCGACCATGGCGTCGCGCGCGATGTATCTCGCATTTATGGAGCGGCGAGCGGCGAGCGGGTCCCGACCATGGCGTCGCGCGAGATTTATCTCGCATTGGTGGAGAGGCGAGAGGGGAGAGGGTCCCGACCATGGCGTCGCGCGAGATTTATCTCGCATTGGTGGAGAGGCGAGAGGGGAGAGGGTCCCGACCATGGCGTCGCGCGAGATTTATCTCGCATTTGTGGAGAGGTGAGGGGCGAGGGGCGAGAGGGGAGAGGTGAGGGGCGAGGGGCGAGAGGGGAGAGGGGAGAGGCGTGAGGCA
This region includes:
- the proC gene encoding pyrroline-5-carboxylate reductase, yielding MLRDIRIAIIGAGIMGEAMISGLLKQNLIPADQIVATEPRAERREAIEQRYGVRVTDDNVEAAHWAQVTIFAVKPQTVPRLLPELRGALRDGELVISIAAGVPIRTYVQGLAHSAVVRAMPNTPAQIGEGMTVWTASPDVNEQQRGWARAILGSFGRQMFVDDETYLDMATAINGTGPAYIFMVLEAMIDAGVHLGLPRYMAEELVLQTMLGSVHYAMQSRRHPAELRNGVTSPGGTTAAALYELERGGLRTVLSDAIWAAYRRSAELGKTM
- a CDS encoding type I glyceraldehyde-3-phosphate dehydrogenase — translated: MARIAIHGFGRIGRSLLRVALKDNLWTPVSISDIRDVPTFAALFEVDTNYGRWHEDVVAGDNKFIIGGREIPYFNSLNALPDWGALGVDLVIDCTGRATVRNVAQQHLDRGAKRVLISAPSKSLQDCDAVLLAGINLDTFDPEKHKIVSMASCTTNALAPVVKVVLENFGIRHGLFSTVHAYTNTQSLTDQPMKDRRDSWAAAENLIPSSSGAARALQFIWKDLKITGKAYRVPVRTGSIAELNLVTEKPVTVQEVNDAFRKAAAEPPLKGIMGVLEDEWASSRIVGDPHSSIVDLPLTQVMGDTFLSVAAWYDNEMGYATRLAEVAVRLAV
- a CDS encoding serine hydroxymethyltransferase; amino-acid sequence: MLQTLWRSDPAVARIIDGEMRRQRDGLELIASENYASRAVMEAQGSALTNKYAEGYPGARYYGGCEWVDQVEDLARARVKELFGAEYANVQPHSGSQANMAVYFTFLRPGDKVLGMNLAHGGHLTHGSPVNFSGQLYTFVAYGIDPKTERIDYDQVAEIARRERPKMITVGASAYSRAIDFAIFRQIADEVGAFLFADIAHPAGLIAKGLLPSPIPYAHVVTSTTHKTLRGPRGGIIMMGKDFENPFGLKAAKSGRTLMMSELLDKMVIPGVQGGPLMHVIAAKAVGFGENLQPEFETYARQIIRNAQTLAGALMARGYHILSGGTDNHLMLIDLRNKGVSGKAAQEALDRAAITTNKNAVPNDDKSPLITSGIRLGTPALTTRGMKEPEMEQIAALIDDVITHINDDHTINRVREEVFALCARFPVPGLEPSA
- a CDS encoding SDR family NAD(P)-dependent oxidoreductase, encoding MRNIQKTIVLITGASYGIGAATARAFGRRGAHVLLLARTQSALEDVARDIRASGGAASVYPVDLTDARAVEEVAQQVLAAFGPPDILLSNAGAGRWLFIDETTPDEAVAMMAMPYFAAFSITRAFLPSMRARGRGHLAYVNSPASLVAWPGAAAYTAARWALRGFVEALRAELHGTRLRVTTIIPGLVATTYFEHNPGVLERVPGLARRLLPVLTADQAAAAIVRGIEHGRREIVLPGMLRLLYAAYAIAPGLVQYLTILTGARHDRRP